Proteins co-encoded in one Heptranchias perlo isolate sHepPer1 chromosome 9, sHepPer1.hap1, whole genome shotgun sequence genomic window:
- the LOC137325649 gene encoding di-N-acetylchitobiase-like, which yields MRWSLELAQALVVLVLWVCCGSGTGCPCSDRALCKPVTVEHEFEVFVFDVGGKDWKYYDWSKVTTIAAFGPYDPELLCYAHANQVRVVLRGVFILWNIVYRQRRANWIDEQLQLAKRQFMDGINLDVNIAAGNASVGYFFMPQLVSETMGVFHREIPGSQVTFNVPWSPDCIDGRCYDFLRIANSCDFLFVMSYDMQSQMWDNCFAKANAPYYQTLSGYSAYINLGIDSRKLVLGVPWYGYDYPCTQFFETGRCVLEKIPFRGAPCSNAAGRQVPYKEIVQHVHKSITGRYWDDEQKVPSYIYMVNNTFHEVWYDDPQSISIKSAIMKKLRLRGIGMWNGNMLNYSDDHFIVKQTEDMWNALCPFFRYPVLSSISSSFNRICTFAIKQKH from the exons ATGCGCTGGAGTTTGGAATTGGCGCAGGCCCTGGTCGTGCTCGTGCTGTGGGTCTGCTGCGGCTCCGGGACCGGCTGTCCATGTTCGGATCGGGCTCTGTGCAAACCCGTGACCGTGGAGCATGAGTTCGAG GTCTTTGTCTTTGATGTTGGAGGAAAGGATTGGAAGTATTATGACTGGTCGAAGGTTACGACTATTGCAGCCTTTGGACCTTACGATCCTGAGCTTTTGTGTTATGCTCATGCGAATCAAGTTCGAGTTGTCCTGAGAG GAGTTTTTATACTATGGAACATTGTATACAGACAACGCCGAGCAAATTGGATCGATGAGCAATTGCAGTTGGCAAAAAGGCAATTTATGGATGGAATCAATTTGGATGTGAACATTGCTGCTGGAAATGCATCTGTCGGCTATTTCTTCATGCCTCAACTGGTTTCCGAAACCATGGGTGTGTTCCACCGTGAAATACCTGGGTCTCAG GTCACATTTAACGTGCCTTGGTCTCCAGACTGCATTGATGGCCGATGCTATGACTTTTTGAGAATTGCAAATTCCTGTGACTTTTTATTTGTGATGTCCTATGATATGCAGAGTCAAATGTGGGACAATTGCTTTGCAAAGgcaaatgctccctattaccagactttatcag gtTACTCCGCTTATATCAATCTGGGAATTGATTCCAGAAAGCTCGTGTTGGGAGTTCCATGGTATGGTTATGACTATCCTTGCACACAGTTTTTTGAG ACTGGTAGGTGTGTATTGGAAAAGATTCCTTTCCGAGGTGCCCCTTGCAGTAATGCAGCTGGACGTCAGGTCCCATACAAAGAGATCGTACagcatgtgcacaaatcaattaCTGGCAGATATTGGGATGATGAGCAGAAAGTCCCGTCTTATATCTACATG GTTAATAATACATTTCATGAGGTCTGGTATGACGATCCACAGAGCATTTCAATTAAGTCAGCGATCATGAAGAAATTGAGACTCCGTGGCATAGGCATGTGGAATGGAAATATGCTGAACTACAGTGATGATCATTTCATAGTAAAGCAAACTGAAGACATGTGGAATGCTCTTTGCCCTTT TTTCCGTTATCCTGTGCTCTCGAGCATTTCCAGCTCTTTCAATAGGATTTGTACGTTTGCTATCAAACAAAAGCATTGA